The Hyalangium ruber genome includes the window AACCGGTCGTTGATGTGCCGAGCGGACAGCTCCGCCGCCGCGCGGAGAGCCTCGGGGGTGTACCGCACCCGGTGGTGCGCTTCGTAGCGGCTCCTCAGCCCCTCCAGGACGCTCAGGGTGTCCTCCACCGAGGGCTCGCCCACGTCGATGCGCTGGAAGCGCCGCGACAGCGCCCGGTCCTTCTCGAAGGAGGACTTGTACTCTTGGTACGTCGTGGAGCCGATGCAGCGCAGCTCACCGCTGGCCAGCGCGGGCTTGAGCAGGTTGGCGGCATCCATGGAGCCGCCGCTGGTGGTGCCCGCGGCGACGATGGTGTGGATTTCGTCGATGAAGAGGATGGCGTCCTTCTTCTCCCGCAGCGCCTTGAGCACGGCCTTGAGCCGCTCCTCGAACTGGCCGCGGAACTTCGTGCCTCCCAGCAGCGCGCCCATGTCCAGCGAGTACACCGAGGCGCCCTTCAGCTCCTCCGGCACCGTGCCCTCGTGGATGCGCAGCGCCAGCCCTTCGGCGATGGCCGTCTTGCCCACGCCCGGCTCGCCCACGTACACGGGGTTGTTCTTGCGCCGTCGGCACAGCACGTGGATGGTCCGCTCCAGCTCCTTCTCCCGGCCGATGAGCGGGTCGATGCGCCCCTCCCGGGCCTGCTGGAGGAGGTCGGTGGTGAAGGCCTCCAGCGGCGCCTTGCTCGGGCTCTCCTCCTCGCGCGCTTCGGCGGGGCGTCCCGGCTGGGCGCCTTCTCGGGGCGCGGTCACCGCGACGGCCCGCTGAGGGCTGGCGGCGAGCAGGTCCGGCCGGGCGCCGCCCTCCTGCTTCAGCATGAAGAGGGCGTGGCTCTTGTCCTCGTGAAGCAGGGCCATCAGCACATCCCTGCCATCGATGATGTCCTGCTCGGCGGCCAGCGCCTGCAAAGCGGCGCGCTCGAGCACCCGCTCCACGGCCAGCGTGTGACGCGGCGTGACCTCGACCTGCTCGGGCAGCGGCTCGAGTCGCTCCTTCAGGAACGACGCCAGCCGATCCTGCAGGCGCGTGACGTCGGCTCCTACTCCCGAGAGCACGTCGCGAGTGTGATCGTCACGGGTCAGCGCGAAGAGCAGGTGCTCCAGCGTGACATACTCGTGCCGCAGCTTCCTCGCCGCATCGAGGGCTTTCCGGAAGCTCACCTGCAATTCCTGGCTAATTTGCGGTCCTGGCACGGGTCAGCCCTCCTCGGGTTCCATGGAGAGCCGCAACGCAAAGGCATTGTCCCGCGCCACGTCTTCCACTGTCTTGATTTTCATCTCAGCCACTTCGTACGTGTAGCGACCCGCGACGCCCACGCCGTTCTGCTGGACCTGTCGCAGGATGTGCAAGGCGTCCGCCTCGGACCGGTGGAAGACCTCCCGGAGAATGGCCATGGCGAGCTCCCGAGGGGTGGCGGCGTCGTCGTGCAGGAGCACCTTGTAGAACGTGGGCTCCGTGAGCCGCGGTCCTGCGGCGTTCTCGGTGGTGGCGTGCGTGTCGTGCCCTTGCGCCATGGCCTGTCGAGCCTCCCTTGCATGCGCGGGCCAGCAAACCGCTGGACGGTCTGGTCCACCCGCCTGGAAATGCAACGGACCGCACTATACGTGAAGCGCCACACGAAACCGCACACGGGCTTGTGATTGACCCGGGTGCCCGGTGTGGGAGGAGGGGGGCTCCCCGCTTCCATGGGGGCCAGGGTAAGGTGGAGGCGATGAGCGAAAAACCGTCGCTTCGCCAGGTTCCGCTCCGTCGCCTCTATGCCCTCGCGCGCCCGGAAGCCGCGAGCCTGCTGGCGGGAGCCCTCTTTCTGGTCATTGGAAGCGCCGCGGCGCTCCTGTTTCCTCGGGCCATTGGCCTGCTCGTGGATGCGGCGCTGGGCGGTAAGGGGACGGAGGCCATCGACCGGATGGCGCTGTGGATGGGCGGAGTGTTCCTGGCCCAGGCCGCGGCGACCGGCTTGCGCTACTACTTCTTCCACCTGGCGGGTGAGCGCATCATCGTCCGCGTGCGCGAGCAGCTCTACCGCAGCCTGATGGACCAGGAGGTGGGGTTCTTCGACCAGACCAGCACGGGGGAACTGGGAAGCCGGCTCATCTCGGACACGGCGAGCCTGCAGAGCGTGCTCAGCTCCAACATCTCCATCCTCCTGCGCAACGTCGTCTCGGTGGTGGGCGGAGCGGCCTTCCTGATCTACACCTCGCCTCCGTTGGCGCTGCTCATGCTGTCCGTCGTCCCGCCCCTGGCGCTGGGCGCCATCGCCTTCGGGCGCCGCCTGCGCAGGCTGTCGCGCCAGGTGCAGGACGTTCAGGCGGAAGCCCACCAGGTGGCCGATGAGAGCCTTTCGGGCATCCGGACGGTGCGGGCGTTCGCCGCGGATGACCACGAGGTACGGCGCTTCAGTGCGGCGCTGGGGCGGGCGTTCCAGCTCGCACGGCGCAGGGTCATCGGCTCGAGCCTGTTCAACGGCACCGCCAGCCTCGCCGCCTATACGGGAGTGGGGCTCGTCTTCTGGTACGGAGGGCGGCTGGTGGGCTCGGGCGAGCTGTCGGTGGGCGGGCTCACCTCCTTCCTTGTGTACACGCTGCTGGTGGCCGTGGCGCTCGGTGCGCTGGGCGACCTTTGGGCGGAGCTGATGGGGGCCATCGGGGCCGCCGACCGCGTGTTCGAGCTCATCGACCGTGTTCCGGCGCTGCCTCCGCGGGGTGGACGGATTCCCGAGCGCATGGAGGGCCGGGTGGAGTTCAAGGACGTTCACTTCCGCTATCCCGCGCGCCAGGAGGTGGCCGTGCTGCGGGGCCTGGACCTGAAGACCGCCGCCGGCGAGGTGGTGGCGCTGGTCGGGCCGTCCGGCGCCGGGAAGTCCACCATCGCCTCGCTCCTCTACCGTCTCTATGACCCGACCGAGGGCCGCATCCTGCTGGACGGCGCCGACCTGCGGGAGCTCGAGCCCAACTGGCTTCGCGGGCGGATTGGCGTCGTCGCGCAGGAGCCGGTGCTCTTCTCCTGCTCCATCGCGGAGAACATCCGCTATGGCCGGCCGGATGCCACCGACGCCGAGGTCGAGACAGCGGCCCGCGCCGCCAACGCCCACGACTTCATCTCCCGCTTCCCGGAGGGCTACCGCACCGAGGTGGGAGAGCAGGGCGTCCAACTGTCCGGCGGCCAGAAACAGCGCGTGGCCATTGCCCGAGCCGTGCTGAAGGACCCGCGCCTGCTCATCCTCGACGAGGCCACCAGCGCCCTGGACGCGGAGAGCGAGCACCTGGTGAAGGACGCGCTGGATCGGCTGATGAAGGGCCGCACCACCTTCATCATCGCCCACCGCCTGTCCACCGTGGCCAACGCGGACCGCGTGCTGGTGCTGGAGGACGGCCACGTCATCCAGAGCGGCACCCACGCCGCCCTCCTGGGCCAGGAGGGTCTCTACCGCAGGCTGGTGGAGCGCCAGTTCGTCGCCGCCTGAGGCTCGGCGGCCAGCGCCTCCAGGGCCTCCAGCACGGCGGCCTCGCCCACGCCCATCATGGGCCCATGGGCCTCCACGTGACGATGGGGGCCGAAGCGGAAGCCATACCTGGCGGCGGTCGTGGGGCCGAACAGCCCGACGCCCGGCACGCGGCAGATGTCCGCCATGTGCAGCATGCAGGAGTCCACGCCCAGGAACATGTCCGCGGTGGAGACCAGCGCCATGGCCGCCGGGAGCATCAGCCGGGGCATGGAGAAGACACGGTCCGAGCCTCCGTCCGCGTCCAGGCCCGCCTCCTCCACGTCCACCACCAGGGCGAGCCACTCCGGGTGGCGCGCCAGGAATTCTCGCAGCACGCGCCGGAAGCGCTCAGCGGGCCAGCGCTTCTCCTCCCCCGTCTCCGTGTGGACCACCAGCACGCGCGCCGTGCCGCCCAGACTGGCGCGAACATCGCGCGCGAAGGCCACCGAGGCTTCGGGCAGGGACGGGGGCTGGGTGAAGTCCTCCAGCTTCAGTGTGGGCTCCAGCCGCTGGACGAAGTCGAAGTACATGTCGCAGGAATGCCGGGCCTCGTTGATGCGCAGGCGGTCCGTGAAGCCCTTGAAGAAGCCCAGCGTGCGCGCCTCCGGCAGGAGCTCCAGGACAGGCGGCACGTCCTCGTTCCACGTGTTGAGGCTGAGCAGCAGATCCGTCCCGCCCACGGCATCCACGAGGGTGCGCGCGTCGAACTTCCGGTAGCCCACCCACTCGAAGCTCAGCGCGTGGAAGAGGCGCAACGGGAGCCCCGAGTACAGCAACTCCCCATCGCCCTCCACGCCGATGACGGACAGCCGCCCGGGGTACAGCGTGGACAGCGCGCGCACCGCGGGCAGGGCCATCACCCGGTCCCCAATTCCATTCACATGAAAGACAACGGGCCGTTCGGGCGTCATGCTCACTCCGCCTGGAGCGCGAAGGCGGGTGGCACCCGCGTGGCGCGCCACGCCGGCAGGTAGCTCGCCACCATCGTCACCACCATGAGCAGCAGGGCGACGAGGGTGAAGGTGATGGGGTCGGCCGGGCTGACGTTGTAGAGGGCCGCGGCCAGAAGCCGCGCCAGCCCCAGCGCCACCAGTGTCCCGATCGTGATTCCCAGTAGCGCCAGCCGTAGGGCATGGCGCAGCACCAGCATCAGGATGCTCTTCGGCGTGGCGCCCAGCGCCAGGCGGACGCCCATCTCCCGCGTGCGCTGCTCGACCATGTAGCTCATCACCCCGAAGACGCCCACGGCCGCCAGTGTCAGCGCGGCGGCGGCGAAGACCAGCACCAGCCCGGCGAGCATCCGCCGGGGCCCGAGGGCCTCGTCCACCAGCTGCTCCATCTGGAAGACCCGGCCCACCGGGAGGTCCGGCGCCTGCCGGGCCACGGCCTCTCGCACGGCGGCCGTCACCGCGGCGGAAGGTCCGCGTGCGCGCACCACGACCTGCATGGCGCCCCGGGGCTCCTGGGCCTGCGGTACGTAGAACTCGGCGACGGCTTCCTGGAACTGCCCGCGCCCCTGGCTGAGCGTGTTCCCCACCACGCCCACCACCTCCCAGGGGACCTCGCCTCCGGAGAAGAAGCGCTTGCCCAGGGCCTCCTCGCCCGGCCAGAAGCGCCGTGCCATCTCCTCGTTCACCAGCGCCACGCGCGGAGCCTCCGAGCCGTCCAGCGCGCCGAGGTCACGCCCCCGCAGCAGCGGGATGCTCATCGTGCGCAGGTAGCCCGGGGTGATGACGCGGTGGTTGACGTGCGGCTCCCGTCCCGGCTCGGCGGGCTGGTCCGGGAAGATCAGCATGCTGGTCTGGTTGCTGCGGCTCAGCGGCAGCAGGGACGCGGCGCCCGCCGCCTCCAGGCCCGGAAGCTGGGACAGGGACTCCATCAGCTCGGTGTAGAAGCGGGTGCGCGCCGCGTCGTCCGGATAGGTCGCCTCCGGCAGGGTCAGCGGGAAGGCGAGGACATTGGACGCGTCGAAGCCCGTGGGCGCGCGCTGGAGCCGCTGGAAGCTCTGCAGCATCAGCCCCGCGCCCACCAGGAGCACGAGCGCCAGGGACAGCTCTCCCACCACCAGCGCCGACGACATGCGCCCGCGGCGGCCCGTGGTGCGTTGGCTGTCCTTCAGGACCTCCGCCAGCTCGGTCCGCGAGACCCGGAGCGCCGGCATCAGCCCGAAGATGAGTCCCGTCATGAGCGACAGCCCCAGGCTGAAGAGCAGCACCCGCACGTTCACCCCGATGGTCGTCCAACCGGGGATCCGCTGAGCCAGGCCGTCTGGCATCAGCGCCGTGAGCAGGTCCGTTCCCCAGACGGCGAAACACACCCCCGCCATGCCGCCCACCAGGGCCAGCAGCACGCTCTCCACCAGCATTTGCATGGCGATGCGCCGACGCCCCGCCCCCAGCGCCGCCCGCACGGCGATTTCCCGCCCGCGTCCCGCCGCGCGCGCCAGGAGCAGGTTCGCCACGTTCGCGCACGCGATGAGCAGCACGAAGCCCACCGCTCCGCCCAGCGCCATCAGCACCGGGCCAATGGGCCCGAGGAATGCTTCTCGTACGCCGGTCAGCCGCACGGTGTACTGCGCCATCTCATCCGGGAACTCCTGCTCCATCCGCGCGGACACCGCTTGGAGCGCCGACTTGGCCTGCTCGGGCGTGACACCCGACCGCAGCCGCGCCAGAACCTGGAACTTCCGCAGCCCCCGGGCTTCGGCCTCCCGGGCCGTGGGCACCAGGGGGACCCACAGCTCCGCGGAGGGCGGGAACTGGAAGTCCGCCGCCATCACTCCCACGACGGTGCGAGGCTGGCCGTCCAGGGTGATGCTGCGCCCCACGATGCTGGGGTCTTCTCCGAAGCGGCGGCGCCACAGCGCATGGCTCAGCACGACGACCGGCTCGGCTCCGACCTGCGCCTCCGCTTCCTCGAAGCCCCGACCCAGCAGGGGCCGCGCGCCAAGCGCGGAGAACAGCTGAGCGCCGACGCGGCT containing:
- the clpA gene encoding ATP-dependent Clp protease ATP-binding subunit ClpA, coding for MPGPQISQELQVSFRKALDAARKLRHEYVTLEHLLFALTRDDHTRDVLSGVGADVTRLQDRLASFLKERLEPLPEQVEVTPRHTLAVERVLERAALQALAAEQDIIDGRDVLMALLHEDKSHALFMLKQEGGARPDLLAASPQRAVAVTAPREGAQPGRPAEAREEESPSKAPLEAFTTDLLQQAREGRIDPLIGREKELERTIHVLCRRRKNNPVYVGEPGVGKTAIAEGLALRIHEGTVPEELKGASVYSLDMGALLGGTKFRGQFEERLKAVLKALREKKDAILFIDEIHTIVAAGTTSGGSMDAANLLKPALASGELRCIGSTTYQEYKSSFEKDRALSRRFQRIDVGEPSVEDTLSVLEGLRSRYEAHHRVRYTPEALRAAAELSARHINDRFLPDKAIDVLDETGAAERLKPVSERTGTVTVADVEAIVSKMARIPAKSVSAQERMQLQGLAKELQSVIFGQDEAIRAITNAIKLARSGLRAQTKPIGSFLFSGPTGVGKTELARQLAAALGVEFLRFDMSEYSEKHTASRLIGAPPGYVGFEQGGLLTEAVLKNPHAVLVLDEIEKAHSDLFNILLQVMDHATLTDSNGRKADFRNIIIILTTNAGAREVTRTKSMGFGERPPTVDTGRAQKAIEHTFTPEFRNRLDGWILFGDLSPESILKVVDKEVGLLRKMLTEKQVTLELTEAARQWLAKHGYEPAFGARPMARLVDTSLKTPLAEALLFGELSNGGTARFDVEEDALKLHVVASA
- a CDS encoding ATP-dependent Clp protease adaptor ClpS, with the protein product MAQGHDTHATTENAAGPRLTEPTFYKVLLHDDAATPRELAMAILREVFHRSEADALHILRQVQQNGVGVAGRYTYEVAEMKIKTVEDVARDNAFALRLSMEPEEG
- a CDS encoding ABC transporter ATP-binding protein, coding for MSEKPSLRQVPLRRLYALARPEAASLLAGALFLVIGSAAALLFPRAIGLLVDAALGGKGTEAIDRMALWMGGVFLAQAAATGLRYYFFHLAGERIIVRVREQLYRSLMDQEVGFFDQTSTGELGSRLISDTASLQSVLSSNISILLRNVVSVVGGAAFLIYTSPPLALLMLSVVPPLALGAIAFGRRLRRLSRQVQDVQAEAHQVADESLSGIRTVRAFAADDHEVRRFSAALGRAFQLARRRVIGSSLFNGTASLAAYTGVGLVFWYGGRLVGSGELSVGGLTSFLVYTLLVAVALGALGDLWAELMGAIGAADRVFELIDRVPALPPRGGRIPERMEGRVEFKDVHFRYPARQEVAVLRGLDLKTAAGEVVALVGPSGAGKSTIASLLYRLYDPTEGRILLDGADLRELEPNWLRGRIGVVAQEPVLFSCSIAENIRYGRPDATDAEVETAARAANAHDFISRFPEGYRTEVGEQGVQLSGGQKQRVAIARAVLKDPRLLILDEATSALDAESEHLVKDALDRLMKGRTTFIIAHRLSTVANADRVLVLEDGHVIQSGTHAALLGQEGLYRRLVERQFVAA
- a CDS encoding glycosyltransferase family 9 protein — encoded protein: MTPERPVVFHVNGIGDRVMALPAVRALSTLYPGRLSVIGVEGDGELLYSGLPLRLFHALSFEWVGYRKFDARTLVDAVGGTDLLLSLNTWNEDVPPVLELLPEARTLGFFKGFTDRLRINEARHSCDMYFDFVQRLEPTLKLEDFTQPPSLPEASVAFARDVRASLGGTARVLVVHTETGEEKRWPAERFRRVLREFLARHPEWLALVVDVEEAGLDADGGSDRVFSMPRLMLPAAMALVSTADMFLGVDSCMLHMADICRVPGVGLFGPTTAARYGFRFGPHRHVEAHGPMMGVGEAAVLEALEALAAEPQAATNWRSTSLR
- a CDS encoding ABC transporter permease, translating into MRFGLRLLRKHPTFAVVIALTLGLGIGLNTAIFSIADAIYLRAMRFPGDESLVMVWETSPERGIDRSETSFPTLKEWQSQAGQVLAQVAGFTRETLSLTKDAAPEQVPGSRVGAQLFSALGARPLLGRGFEEAEAQVGAEPVVVLSHALWRRRFGEDPSIVGRSITLDGQPRTVVGVMAADFQFPPSAELWVPLVPTAREAEARGLRKFQVLARLRSGVTPEQAKSALQAVSARMEQEFPDEMAQYTVRLTGVREAFLGPIGPVLMALGGAVGFVLLIACANVANLLLARAAGRGREIAVRAALGAGRRRIAMQMLVESVLLALVGGMAGVCFAVWGTDLLTALMPDGLAQRIPGWTTIGVNVRVLLFSLGLSLMTGLIFGLMPALRVSRTELAEVLKDSQRTTGRRGRMSSALVVGELSLALVLLVGAGLMLQSFQRLQRAPTGFDASNVLAFPLTLPEATYPDDAARTRFYTELMESLSQLPGLEAAGAASLLPLSRSNQTSMLIFPDQPAEPGREPHVNHRVITPGYLRTMSIPLLRGRDLGALDGSEAPRVALVNEEMARRFWPGEEALGKRFFSGGEVPWEVVGVVGNTLSQGRGQFQEAVAEFYVPQAQEPRGAMQVVVRARGPSAAVTAAVREAVARQAPDLPVGRVFQMEQLVDEALGPRRMLAGLVLVFAAAALTLAAVGVFGVMSYMVEQRTREMGVRLALGATPKSILMLVLRHALRLALLGITIGTLVALGLARLLAAALYNVSPADPITFTLVALLLMVVTMVASYLPAWRATRVPPAFALQAE